A section of the Methanobrevibacter arboriphilus JCM 13429 = DSM 1125 genome encodes:
- a CDS encoding KTSC domain-containing protein, with protein MDRVPVNSKDLASVGYDPITQTLEVELLNKKIYHFYGVSNADHEDLLSADSHGTYFSKYIKEKYPYKKL; from the coding sequence ATGGATAGAGTTCCCGTTAATTCAAAAGATCTTGCTTCGGTAGGATATGACCCTATAACACAAACATTAGAAGTCGAACTTCTAAATAAAAAGATTTATCACTTCTATGGGGTTTCTAACGCAGACCATGAAGATTTATTATCTGCTGATTCACATGGAACATATTTCAGCAAATATATTAAGGAAAAATATCCATATAAAAAACTTTAA
- a CDS encoding glutamate--tRNA ligase, translating to MTDLEKTIYKYALLNAVKHKGNANPGAVMGAIMSSEPDLRKDAKKIGSVSGRIVAKVNGMSTEEIELEIANLGIEIEDNKTNNEKEKGLSDLPGSHKNVVMRFAPNPSGPLHIGHARAAVPNGEYAERYDGKLILRIEDTDPKRIYPPAYDMIQEDLEWLNIKIDEIYYQSDRFPIYYEYAEKLIKNGAAYMCQCEGGEFKKLKDACKACPCRSKSPEESMELWREFSNMEAGQAVLRVKTDIKHKNPAIRDWVAMRIVEEEHPRIGRKYKIYPMMNFSVAIDDHLMGMTHVLRGKDHLANSEKQKYLYEHMGWDVPEFIHYGRLKMEDIALSTSKAMAGIEEGTYMGWDDPRLGTLRAIARRGIQNKAIHDLMVEIGVKMSDSAISWKKIYGLNRNILEEISNRYFFVPNPKKIKIDDLSIEKNNETDINETDIEIIERPLHPDHLKRGNRKLVFDGEVYISSNDLDDGIVRLMDAINIDIKNNDIFYNSKSFEEARKLKARIIQWVPANDNIKAKIVMDDASIVEGICESDCKNLNVGDIVQFERFGFARLDEINNDELIFYFAHK from the coding sequence ATGACTGACTTAGAAAAAACAATCTATAAATATGCACTTTTAAATGCAGTTAAACATAAAGGAAATGCGAATCCAGGAGCTGTTATGGGAGCTATCATGAGTAGTGAACCAGATTTAAGAAAAGATGCTAAAAAGATAGGGTCAGTATCTGGTAGGATAGTTGCAAAAGTTAATGGAATGTCTACTGAAGAAATAGAACTTGAAATAGCTAATTTGGGTATTGAAATTGAAGACAATAAAACTAATAATGAGAAAGAGAAAGGTCTTTCAGATTTACCTGGTTCTCATAAAAATGTTGTAATGCGTTTTGCTCCTAATCCAAGCGGCCCTTTACATATTGGTCATGCAAGAGCTGCAGTACCTAATGGGGAATATGCTGAAAGATATGATGGAAAATTGATTCTTCGTATTGAGGATACTGATCCAAAAAGAATTTATCCTCCTGCTTATGATATGATTCAAGAGGATCTTGAGTGGTTAAATATAAAAATTGATGAAATTTATTATCAAAGTGATAGGTTTCCAATTTATTATGAATATGCAGAAAAACTAATTAAAAATGGTGCTGCATATATGTGTCAATGTGAAGGTGGAGAGTTTAAAAAATTAAAAGATGCTTGTAAAGCTTGTCCTTGTAGATCTAAATCTCCTGAAGAAAGTATGGAGTTATGGAGAGAATTTTCTAATATGGAGGCTGGTCAAGCAGTTCTTCGTGTTAAAACTGATATAAAGCATAAAAATCCTGCTATTCGTGATTGGGTAGCTATGAGAATTGTTGAAGAAGAGCATCCTCGTATTGGAAGAAAATATAAAATTTATCCTATGATGAATTTTTCAGTAGCTATTGATGATCATTTAATGGGTATGACTCATGTTTTAAGAGGTAAAGACCATTTAGCTAATAGTGAAAAACAAAAATATCTTTATGAACACATGGGTTGGGATGTTCCAGAGTTCATACATTATGGAAGGCTTAAAATGGAAGATATTGCACTTAGTACTTCAAAAGCTATGGCTGGAATTGAAGAAGGTACTTATATGGGTTGGGATGATCCTAGACTTGGAACTCTTAGAGCTATAGCTAGAAGAGGAATTCAAAATAAGGCTATCCATGATTTAATGGTTGAAATTGGTGTTAAAATGTCTGATTCAGCTATTAGCTGGAAAAAGATTTATGGTCTTAATAGAAATATTCTAGAGGAAATTTCCAACCGTTATTTTTTTGTTCCAAATCCTAAAAAAATTAAGATAGATGACTTAAGTATCGAAAAAAATAATGAAACTGATATTAATGAAACTGATATTGAGATAATTGAAAGACCTCTTCATCCAGATCATCTAAAAAGAGGTAATAGAAAACTTGTTTTTGATGGTGAAGTCTATATTTCTAGTAATGATTTAGATGATGGTATTGTTCGTTTAATGGATGCAATAAATATAGATATTAAAAATAATGATATTTTTTATAATAGTAAGTCTTTTGAAGAGGCAAGGAAATTAAAAGCTAGAATTATTCAATGGGTTCCAGCTAATGATAATATTAAAGCAAAAATTGTTATGGATGATGCCTCTATAGTAGAGGGGATTTGTGAATCTGATTGTAAAAATCTTAATGTTGGAGATATTGTACAATTTGAAAGATTTGGATTTGCAAGGTTAGATGAGATTAATAATGATGAGCTTATTTTTTATTTTGCTCATAAATGA
- a CDS encoding heavy metal translocating P-type ATPase, whose amino-acid sequence MKYEVMHDFPNRLRIRCGRDAFTEKEGYGLSRLFLKFDFINEIITSHRNGSLIIKYDKNKDYILDFINKIRIEDIKEAEPTEEEILKKIDTEFQLKLTKTILKRIFIKLFVPYPIEIIKVLYDSIPFIKKGLRSMWNFKIDVPLLDSIAIFTSIFMKSFNSAGSVIFWVSLADLLESYTVKRTKNTLKNSLAINIDTVWLVKKNNNKDKSNNNKNNDFDLKNNFDLKNFDLKEINEIKAPISEISRGDWIRIRTGSVIPVDGAIVSGDAMINESSMTGEPLSIHKTIGKIVHGGTVVKEGSIIVEVIAINEETRINKIINLIENSENLKAEIQSKAEYLADSIVPFSLLATLFTYLLTKNSIKALSVLMVDYSCAIKLATPISVISAMEEASDHKMMIKGGKYLENFAKAKTIVFDKTGTLTKACPKVAKIISCGNLSRDEVLKNAACLEEHFAHSVARAIVKQAEIEDLQHEEYHAEVEYIVAHGISTTLNKKRTLIGSAHFIFEDESVSITKKQQKLIDDSINEYSTIFFAMDGKLEGIICIEDPIRKEAKDVIIKLKELGIENMIMLTGDSENAAYHVSKELKITEYRSQVLPEDKANIVQDLQDKFGKVIMVGDGINDSPALSVSDVSVAMKDSSDIAREVAAISLLSDDLNQLLTLRILSERMLNKINNNYNGILAINTSLIVLGITGIMSPSNSSLIHNLSTVAFGALSTRKCLDK is encoded by the coding sequence ATGAAATATGAAGTTATGCATGATTTTCCAAATAGACTTAGAATTAGGTGCGGTAGAGATGCATTTACAGAAAAAGAGGGATATGGATTATCTAGGTTGTTTTTAAAATTCGATTTTATTAATGAAATAATTACATCCCATAGAAATGGCAGTCTAATAATAAAATATGATAAAAATAAGGATTATATTTTGGATTTTATTAATAAAATCAGAATTGAAGATATTAAAGAAGCAGAACCTACTGAAGAAGAAATTCTTAAAAAAATAGACACAGAATTCCAACTTAAGTTAACAAAAACAATTTTAAAAAGGATTTTTATTAAATTATTTGTACCTTATCCTATAGAAATTATAAAAGTTTTATATGATTCCATACCTTTTATAAAAAAAGGTTTAAGAAGTATGTGGAATTTTAAGATAGATGTTCCATTACTTGATTCAATAGCTATATTCACATCAATATTTATGAAATCATTTAATTCTGCGGGTTCTGTGATATTCTGGGTATCTTTAGCTGATTTACTTGAAAGTTACACTGTTAAAAGAACTAAAAATACTTTAAAAAATAGTTTAGCTATAAACATTGATACTGTTTGGCTAGTGAAAAAAAATAACAATAAGGATAAGAGTAATAACAATAAAAACAATGATTTTGATTTAAAAAATAATTTTGATCTAAAAAATTTTGATCTAAAAGAGATAAATGAAATAAAAGCCCCAATTTCAGAAATATCTAGGGGGGATTGGATTCGGATTCGAACTGGAAGTGTGATTCCTGTTGATGGGGCTATTGTTAGTGGAGATGCAATGATAAATGAGTCTTCAATGACTGGAGAACCATTATCAATTCATAAAACCATTGGTAAAATAGTTCATGGTGGAACAGTAGTTAAAGAAGGTTCTATAATTGTAGAAGTCATTGCAATTAATGAAGAAACAAGGATAAATAAGATCATTAATTTAATAGAAAATTCTGAAAACTTGAAAGCAGAAATTCAAAGTAAAGCAGAATACTTAGCTGATTCAATAGTTCCATTTAGCTTGCTAGCTACATTATTCACTTACTTGTTAACTAAAAATTCTATTAAGGCTTTGTCAGTCCTTATGGTAGATTATTCTTGTGCTATTAAATTGGCTACTCCAATTTCTGTAATATCTGCAATGGAAGAAGCATCTGATCATAAAATGATGATAAAAGGAGGTAAATATCTAGAAAATTTTGCTAAAGCTAAAACAATAGTTTTTGATAAAACTGGAACATTAACTAAAGCTTGTCCAAAGGTAGCTAAAATAATTTCTTGTGGAAATTTGTCACGAGATGAAGTATTAAAAAATGCAGCATGTTTAGAAGAACATTTTGCACATAGTGTTGCAAGAGCAATTGTAAAACAAGCAGAAATAGAAGATCTTCAACATGAAGAATATCATGCTGAAGTAGAGTATATTGTGGCACATGGAATATCAACAACATTAAATAAAAAGAGAACTTTAATTGGCAGTGCTCACTTTATTTTTGAAGATGAAAGTGTTTCAATAACTAAAAAACAGCAAAAATTAATTGACGATAGTATAAATGAATATTCAACAATATTTTTTGCAATGGATGGTAAGTTAGAAGGGATTATTTGTATAGAAGATCCTATAAGAAAAGAAGCTAAAGATGTTATAATTAAATTAAAAGAGTTGGGAATTGAGAATATGATTATGTTGACTGGAGATAGTGAAAATGCAGCATATCATGTTTCAAAAGAATTAAAAATCACTGAATATCGATCTCAAGTTTTACCTGAAGATAAAGCAAACATTGTACAAGATCTTCAGGATAAGTTTGGAAAAGTTATAATGGTTGGGGATGGAATTAATGATTCTCCTGCATTATCAGTTTCTGATGTATCTGTAGCTATGAAGGATTCTTCTGATATTGCAAGAGAAGTAGCTGCTATATCCCTACTTTCTGATGATTTAAACCAGCTTTTAACACTTCGAATTTTAAGTGAAAGAATGCTAAATAAAATAAATAATAATTATAATGGTATATTAGCTATTAATACATCTTTAATTGTTTTAGGAATAACTGGTATTATGAGTCCTTCAAATTCTTCATTAATCCATAATCTTTCGACAGTAGCTTTTGGAGCATTAAGTACAAGAAAATGTTTAGATAAGTAA
- a CDS encoding DUF6110 family protein, with translation MKENLNKVIKHKKLLLFAGGAITAIAAKKILESDETKKFCVKTLAKVMELQDQAEEAFQDVKDNAEDVRYEAKLKTKNEVFNVEAEENKK, from the coding sequence ATGAAAGAAAATTTAAATAAAGTTATTAAACATAAAAAATTATTATTGTTTGCAGGAGGAGCTATTACTGCAATAGCTGCTAAAAAAATATTGGAGAGTGATGAAACAAAAAAATTTTGTGTTAAGACACTTGCTAAAGTAATGGAATTACAAGACCAAGCAGAAGAAGCATTTCAAGATGTAAAAGATAATGCTGAAGATGTAAGATATGAAGCAAAATTAAAAACCAAAAATGAAGTTTTTAATGTTGAAGCTGAAGAAAATAAAAAATAA
- a CDS encoding choloylglycine hydrolase family protein: MCTSIFTKTEDNKHFLARTMDFSFPLEGNPVFLPREYSWHVFGKEMTNKYAMLGTGRGIAGNYIFTDGINEHGLAMAELYLPGEAVYNKNEVKGKNNLAPWEFLNWVLGNYKSIADLEKNLKNIRLIDTEIPIMNKSIPLHYIFADITGRVVVIEPSGGELKFKENPVGVMTNTPNLEWHTQNLRNYIHIQPKQFSPKKYGEFTATPFSQATGTTGLPGGFTPSNRFVRAAFFKEYINKAKNEEEGVTNIWQILSTVRIPKGVVIEDSEGEDYTEYLAGICLESRSFYFTPYENNRITKVRLTDELIDDGNVVIFEAPRNQSYASPEGIIDRNDTITTIKEVIELLDDVKTTKKGQIKGKNKDILENVDDKFLKENISNIKEFLDVIEKNK, from the coding sequence ATGTGTACAAGTATTTTTACTAAGACTGAGGACAATAAACATTTTCTAGCAAGAACAATGGATTTTTCATTTCCTTTAGAGGGGAATCCTGTTTTTTTACCAAGAGAGTATAGCTGGCATGTTTTTGGTAAAGAAATGACAAATAAATATGCGATGCTTGGGACTGGTCGAGGAATAGCTGGAAATTATATTTTTACTGATGGAATAAATGAGCATGGTCTTGCTATGGCTGAACTTTATTTACCTGGTGAAGCTGTATATAATAAAAATGAAGTTAAAGGCAAAAATAACTTAGCTCCATGGGAGTTTTTGAATTGGGTTTTAGGTAATTATAAGTCAATTGCTGATTTAGAAAAGAATTTAAAGAATATTAGGTTAATCGATACTGAAATACCTATCATGAATAAGTCAATTCCTTTGCATTATATTTTTGCTGATATTACTGGTCGTGTGGTTGTAATTGAGCCTAGTGGTGGCGAATTAAAATTTAAGGAGAATCCTGTTGGTGTTATGACCAATACTCCTAATTTAGAATGGCATACACAAAATCTTAGGAATTATATTCATATTCAACCTAAACAATTTAGTCCAAAAAAATATGGTGAATTTACTGCAACACCTTTTTCACAAGCAACTGGAACAACAGGCCTTCCTGGTGGATTTACACCTTCTAATCGTTTTGTTCGTGCAGCATTCTTCAAAGAATATATTAATAAAGCTAAAAATGAGGAAGAAGGAGTTACTAATATATGGCAGATTTTAAGCACTGTCCGTATTCCAAAAGGCGTAGTTATTGAAGATTCTGAAGGTGAGGATTATACTGAGTATTTAGCTGGAATATGTTTGGAGAGCAGATCTTTTTATTTTACTCCATATGAAAATAATCGAATTACAAAAGTCAGATTAACTGATGAATTGATAGACGATGGTAATGTTGTTATATTTGAAGCTCCACGAAATCAATCATATGCTTCTCCTGAGGGAATAATAGATCGTAATGATACTATAACAACAATAAAAGAAGTAATAGAACTTTTAGACGATGTTAAAACTACTAAAAAAGGTCAAATAAAAGGTAAAAACAAGGATATTTTAGAGAATGTTGATGACAAATTTTTAAAAGAAAACATTTCTAATATAAAAGAATTTTTAGATGTTATTGAAAAAAATAAATAG
- a CDS encoding ABC transporter substrate-binding protein has product MIVSGVGIAYYFNPGSSISQDGNITITDMVGRTITVPSDVSNVVATSPPMTTMVYMLTPDKLGGLNYQWTDIEKEYVNSKYLNLPVIGGWFGRQDGSYEQIISVNPDLVIEGAMGDVDLATVNERQTKFGTISVVGVTDNSDVTKITPSIEFMGKLLGAEDKANKLIDFTNKYLDKTEKVSSSIPDNEKKRVYYAEGDEGLQTDPSGSLHAQLIDIVGGKNVADIQLQEGVGQVDVSIEQVIKWNPEVIITTSPDFYQKVYNNSKWADIDAVKNKQVYLSPQSPFKWFDRPPGANIIIGIPWTAKVIYPDKYSDIDLKSEVKMFYKEFYHYDLSDEDVVNILKSSGLKEENM; this is encoded by the coding sequence TTGATAGTTTCTGGTGTTGGAATTGCTTACTACTTTAACCCAGGTTCATCTATATCTCAAGATGGAAATATCACCATAACTGACATGGTTGGTAGGACAATTACTGTTCCTAGTGATGTTTCAAATGTAGTAGCTACTTCTCCTCCTATGACTACAATGGTTTATATGCTTACTCCTGATAAATTAGGTGGACTGAATTATCAGTGGACGGATATAGAAAAAGAATATGTAAATAGTAAATATCTTAATTTACCAGTAATTGGTGGATGGTTTGGACGACAAGATGGTAGCTATGAACAGATTATTTCTGTTAATCCTGATCTTGTAATTGAAGGAGCTATGGGTGATGTTGATTTAGCTACTGTAAATGAAAGACAAACTAAATTTGGAACTATTTCTGTTGTTGGAGTTACTGATAACTCTGATGTTACTAAAATTACTCCCTCAATTGAATTTATGGGGAAATTACTTGGTGCTGAGGATAAAGCTAATAAATTGATTGATTTTACTAATAAATATCTTGATAAAACTGAAAAAGTTTCAAGTTCTATTCCTGATAATGAGAAAAAGAGGGTTTATTATGCTGAAGGTGATGAAGGTCTTCAAACAGACCCTAGTGGTTCTCTCCATGCTCAATTAATTGATATTGTTGGTGGAAAGAATGTTGCAGATATTCAACTGCAAGAAGGGGTTGGACAAGTTGATGTTTCAATTGAACAAGTTATTAAATGGAATCCTGAGGTTATAATAACTACTAGTCCTGACTTTTATCAAAAGGTTTACAATAATTCTAAATGGGCGGATATTGATGCAGTTAAAAATAAACAAGTTTATTTGTCTCCACAATCTCCATTTAAATGGTTTGACAGGCCTCCTGGTGCAAATATAATTATTGGTATTCCATGGACTGCTAAAGTCATATATCCAGATAAATACTCAGATATTGATCTTAAATCTGAAGTTAAGATGTTTTATAAAGAATTTTATCACTATGACTTGAGTGATGAGGATGTTGTAAATATTCTTAAAAGTAGTGGGTTAAAAGAAGAAAATATGTAA
- a CDS encoding class I SAM-dependent methyltransferase, which translates to MDSNDCIKDPNDFDWEKAWANEVGSKKREKKWTKDTPKIHFEKIAVKDEYHEKLIPKLILGDEDTVLDLGSGEGAVTSLIAEKVKSVTAIDSSPVMLDMLKQRIEHYNIDNIDIVESDIEDATVDNVGKFDVVVASRSFMGIHEIKDTIINIQKIAKKYVFLVVFGRNNWKLEKKFYEEIGKDYPDFAPYDYLFNLLVSLGIYPNIENFDLVGNRKYDDIEDAFIRMKWKMNNLSEEEVDKIRPFLEENLTLNKEDGKLENLEDKADLVLMWWKIK; encoded by the coding sequence ATGGATTCTAATGATTGTATAAAAGATCCCAATGATTTTGACTGGGAAAAAGCTTGGGCAAATGAAGTTGGGTCTAAGAAAAGAGAAAAGAAGTGGACTAAAGATACACCGAAAATTCATTTTGAAAAAATAGCTGTTAAAGATGAATATCATGAAAAGTTAATTCCTAAATTAATACTTGGGGATGAGGACACAGTTTTGGACTTGGGAAGTGGTGAAGGTGCTGTAACTTCATTGATAGCTGAAAAAGTTAAATCTGTAACTGCTATTGATTCTTCACCAGTTATGCTTGACATGCTCAAACAAAGAATTGAACATTATAATATTGATAATATTGATATTGTTGAGAGTGATATTGAAGATGCAACCGTTGATAATGTTGGAAAATTTGATGTTGTTGTTGCTTCAAGATCTTTTATGGGAATTCATGAAATTAAAGATACAATTATAAATATTCAAAAAATAGCTAAGAAATATGTGTTTTTAGTTGTATTTGGAAGGAATAATTGGAAATTAGAGAAGAAATTCTATGAGGAAATTGGAAAAGATTATCCTGATTTTGCACCTTATGATTATTTATTTAATTTATTGGTTAGTTTAGGTATCTATCCTAATATTGAAAATTTTGACCTTGTAGGTAATAGAAAATATGATGATATTGAAGATGCATTTATTAGAATGAAATGGAAGATGAATAATCTTTCTGAAGAGGAAGTTGATAAAATAAGGCCATTTTTAGAAGAAAATTTAACACTTAATAAAGAGGATGGAAAGCTAGAGAATCTTGAAGATAAAGCTGATTTAGTATTAATGTGGTGGAAAATTAAGTAA
- a CDS encoding right-handed parallel beta-helix repeat-containing protein yields the protein MFLLVLFVAIGTMTSSVSAATWNIDDGADLSTIQSIINGAGVGDIISFATDGAYNLAGSINISKSLTILGNGASITGVQNANTYIFNLAVNNSAPEIFKDISISNFTLNAMSTINVANGANNITLDNLTLKGNNTNNGTGINTRGVIGLTINNVVASNFRDAIGVGGGNNTVITNSNFHDLGRNAMSFFQNAGNILVDNNNLTNAQYGIFFGGGVKHIVISNNNITGMSRIGLGLVKAAETASMINNTIVNNNIGIVIKAGDTNHGSPTQVNDILIDGNNISNNSLIGILLENIPESNIAKEINITDNNNITGNGNGYRELMNWSESEWNTEINNSFNIVKNYYIEDAPVTSPLLTITDTISTNVVKNGGKLIYTLTVKNIGNGTSDAITIDTGLLSSIANSVVTYKSTGAFSNNKWTINGLNTGDTASLVLEVQTKKAGTQNIISTLKTSTQNDTSTNPTKLTVNKDIKLSSSNAFSANKVKRNKYFYVTTTIKNTGLDNSSTFNSKIATTKGLKVAATSKSSYASYNKKSQTWTVKKVPAKKTVTLKMKVKATKIGTQKVKVTTNGKSQTKSVKVVK from the coding sequence ATGTTCCTATTAGTACTTTTCGTAGCTATAGGAACAATGACTTCGTCTGTATCTGCAGCAACATGGAATATAGATGATGGAGCTGATTTATCTACTATCCAATCTATAATTAATGGAGCAGGAGTAGGAGATATAATAAGTTTTGCAACTGATGGTGCTTATAATCTTGCTGGTTCAATAAACATTAGTAAAAGTTTGACAATTTTAGGTAACGGTGCTTCAATAACTGGAGTTCAAAATGCTAATACATATATATTCAATTTAGCAGTTAATAATTCTGCTCCAGAAATATTCAAAGATATTTCTATATCTAACTTTACTTTAAATGCTATGTCTACAATAAATGTAGCTAACGGAGCAAACAATATAACCCTTGATAACCTTACACTTAAAGGAAATAACACTAACAATGGAACTGGGATTAATACTCGTGGTGTAATTGGATTAACAATAAATAATGTTGTAGCAAGTAATTTCCGTGACGCTATTGGTGTTGGTGGAGGAAATAATACAGTTATAACTAATAGTAATTTCCATGATCTTGGAAGAAATGCTATGTCATTTTTCCAAAATGCAGGAAATATATTAGTTGATAATAACAATCTTACTAATGCTCAGTATGGAATTTTCTTCGGAGGAGGAGTAAAACATATAGTAATTAGTAACAATAACATTACAGGCATGAGCAGAATTGGATTAGGTCTTGTTAAAGCTGCTGAAACTGCTAGTATGATAAATAACACAATAGTCAATAATAATATTGGTATTGTTATTAAAGCTGGAGACACAAACCATGGTTCACCAACTCAAGTAAATGATATCTTAATCGATGGTAACAACATAAGCAACAATTCATTAATAGGAATATTATTAGAAAACATCCCTGAATCCAATATTGCAAAAGAAATAAACATAACTGATAACAACAATATAACTGGAAATGGTAATGGATACCGTGAATTAATGAACTGGTCTGAAAGCGAGTGGAATACTGAAATAAATAACAGCTTCAACATTGTTAAAAACTACTATATAGAAGATGCTCCTGTAACCAGTCCTTTATTAACTATTACAGACACAATAAGCACAAATGTCGTGAAAAATGGTGGAAAGCTAATATATACTTTAACTGTTAAAAACATTGGAAATGGAACATCAGATGCAATAACTATTGATACAGGACTATTATCTAGTATTGCGAACTCTGTTGTAACATACAAATCTACTGGAGCATTCTCTAATAATAAATGGACTATAAATGGCTTAAATACTGGAGATACTGCATCTTTAGTACTTGAAGTTCAAACTAAAAAAGCAGGAACTCAAAACATTATTTCAACATTAAAAACTTCAACACAAAACGATACTTCAACAAATCCAACAAAATTAACTGTAAACAAAGATATTAAATTATCTAGTAGTAATGCATTCAGTGCAAATAAAGTAAAGAGAAATAAATATTTCTATGTAACAACTACAATTAAAAACACTGGATTAGATAACTCCAGTACATTCAATAGTAAAATAGCAACCACCAAAGGATTAAAAGTAGCAGCAACAAGTAAAAGTAGCTATGCATCATACAACAAAAAAAGCCAAACATGGACAGTCAAAAAAGTTCCTGCTAAGAAGACAGTAACCTTAAAAATGAAAGTCAAAGCAACAAAAATTGGAACACAAAAAGTAAAAGTAACAACAAACGGCAAATCACAAACCAAATCTGTAAAAGTTGTCAAATAA